The proteins below are encoded in one region of Clostridium pasteurianum DSM 525 = ATCC 6013:
- a CDS encoding glycosyltransferase: MKERSVSFIIVNYNGIQHLKECFDTIKKLDYPKEKIECIMVDNGSSDGSVQFIEENYSYVKIIKNDSNEGFAKPNNDAAKIATGDYLALINNDMRIDKDWLNAMFKTLDEASGDESYACVGSKIINWNGTKLDFAGGSINFAGYGYQFDYGMDVKEAELKYSEDRDILFACGGALLIDRNVFLKVGGFDEDYFAYYEDVDLGWRLWILGYKVRFCAKAKCYHKHNGTSKKFNTHKMKTLFERNALYTIYKNYSQENFDIVLCNLFLLIQRIQMDLNINDDLYDITNNKDLYFEIDEKKDNYSSIVAINNLSSNLERLNKKRQFIQENRKIKDTDISELLPNPLMPFPVEYYHDYKYLDKFQKMINNYNVEEKLNTKFKRKILLISNEPIGKKMAGPGIRYLEFAKGLCKDNDVALAIPNKSNFDKKFEGIELVEYELGKADALIKAAWESDIIILQGLILELIQELKSICKQKILVVDIYDPFVIEILETYKNKNINNRVLAHNQNLRIQNEQLQLGDYFICANDKQMDMWIGMLTALNKVNPYEYDMSPKLERLIDLVPFGISNEEPIHTKDSMKEKIPNLKKEDKILLWGGGIWNWFDPITLIKSVYEISKKRTDIKLFFMGVKHPNPAVPEMEVCGEAIKLSEKLGIKDKYVFFNMDWVDYLERQNFLLESFAGVSCHLDNLETRFSFRTRILDYLWARLPIIATEGDYFADLIQQEQLGIVVKYKNVESLTNAILKLADDKEFFNQCKKNINVVREKYKWSVVMKPLVDFCNAPLKKKNANVASNSNYIIDLEQKVQDSVVGQLVTGRKIGQKFRCRYPNFASIEVKIATYDRINDHKIIFKLYDFSNNEVLVEKELEGKNLIDNSWITIEFKPIINSEGREFYFYFEGLTDEYDNCITIWKNKKEDSFGSIWENSRLLEGSLVYRTKCIYSVKGINPKNGIMLSPIEYDESDFDENIEESFDSLKNNSDGNDLNEIIIKKLKRLERLEKKVKAMENSLSKKELDINRLSSWMEKIDKRLRRISKLNIFSLFRRIFKK, from the coding sequence ATGAAGGAACGAAGCGTTAGTTTTATTATTGTAAATTATAATGGTATACAACATTTAAAGGAATGTTTTGATACTATAAAAAAATTAGATTATCCAAAAGAAAAGATAGAATGCATCATGGTGGATAACGGCTCATCAGATGGATCAGTACAATTTATTGAAGAAAATTATTCTTATGTAAAGATAATAAAAAATGATTCAAATGAAGGTTTTGCTAAACCTAACAATGATGCGGCTAAAATTGCTACTGGAGATTATCTAGCGCTTATTAACAACGATATGAGAATAGATAAAGACTGGTTAAATGCCATGTTTAAGACTTTGGACGAAGCTTCAGGAGATGAATCATATGCATGCGTTGGAAGCAAAATAATAAATTGGAATGGAACAAAATTAGATTTTGCTGGCGGCAGTATAAATTTTGCAGGATATGGATATCAATTTGATTATGGAATGGATGTAAAAGAAGCAGAACTAAAATATTCCGAAGATAGAGATATTCTCTTTGCATGTGGAGGAGCATTACTTATAGATAGAAATGTTTTCCTTAAAGTTGGTGGATTTGATGAAGATTATTTTGCATACTATGAAGATGTAGATCTTGGCTGGAGATTATGGATTCTTGGATACAAGGTAAGATTTTGTGCTAAGGCGAAATGTTATCATAAGCATAATGGAACTTCAAAAAAGTTTAATACCCATAAGATGAAAACTCTTTTTGAAAGAAATGCTTTGTATACTATATATAAAAATTATTCACAGGAAAATTTTGATATAGTACTATGTAATCTTTTTTTACTTATACAAAGAATACAAATGGATTTGAATATAAACGATGATTTATATGATATAACTAACAATAAAGATTTATATTTTGAAATTGATGAAAAGAAAGATAATTATTCCTCAATAGTTGCCATAAATAATTTAAGTAGTAATTTAGAAAGATTGAATAAAAAAAGGCAATTTATACAAGAAAATAGAAAGATTAAAGACACAGATATAAGTGAACTGTTGCCTAATCCTTTAATGCCATTTCCTGTTGAGTATTATCATGATTATAAATATTTGGATAAGTTTCAAAAAATGATAAATAATTACAATGTGGAAGAAAAGCTGAATACTAAATTTAAGAGAAAAATTCTTCTCATTTCTAATGAACCAATAGGCAAAAAAATGGCAGGGCCTGGTATTCGGTATTTAGAATTTGCTAAAGGACTGTGTAAAGATAATGATGTTGCCTTGGCTATTCCAAATAAAAGTAATTTTGATAAGAAATTTGAAGGTATAGAATTAGTAGAATATGAATTAGGTAAAGCTGATGCATTAATTAAAGCAGCTTGGGAAAGTGATATTATAATTTTACAGGGATTAATATTGGAATTGATTCAAGAATTGAAATCCATATGTAAGCAAAAAATACTTGTAGTAGATATATATGATCCTTTTGTTATAGAAATATTGGAGACCTATAAAAATAAGAATATAAATAACAGAGTATTGGCACATAATCAAAATCTAAGAATACAAAATGAACAGCTGCAGCTGGGAGATTATTTTATATGTGCAAATGACAAACAAATGGATATGTGGATAGGTATGCTGACGGCATTAAATAAAGTAAATCCATATGAATATGATATGTCACCTAAGTTAGAAAGGCTAATTGACTTAGTACCTTTTGGAATAAGTAATGAAGAACCAATACATACCAAAGACTCAATGAAAGAAAAGATACCTAATCTTAAAAAAGAAGACAAAATTCTTCTGTGGGGTGGGGGAATATGGAATTGGTTTGATCCTATTACACTTATTAAATCAGTATATGAAATATCAAAAAAGAGAACGGATATAAAATTATTTTTTATGGGTGTTAAACATCCTAATCCAGCAGTACCAGAAATGGAAGTGTGTGGTGAAGCTATAAAGCTTTCTGAAAAACTTGGAATAAAAGATAAGTATGTGTTCTTTAATATGGATTGGGTAGATTATTTAGAAAGACAAAATTTTCTTTTAGAATCCTTTGCAGGCGTAAGCTGTCATTTAGATAACTTAGAAACAAGATTTTCTTTTAGAACAAGAATATTAGACTATTTATGGGCTAGATTACCTATAATAGCTACCGAAGGTGATTATTTTGCTGATCTTATACAGCAAGAACAACTTGGAATTGTTGTAAAGTATAAAAACGTAGAAAGTTTAACTAATGCTATATTAAAGCTTGCGGACGACAAAGAATTTTTTAATCAATGTAAAAAAAATATAAATGTAGTTAGAGAAAAATATAAATGGAGTGTAGTAATGAAACCTTTAGTTGACTTTTGTAATGCTCCATTGAAAAAGAAAAATGCTAACGTTGCAAGCAATAGTAATTATATTATAGATTTAGAACAAAAAGTACAAGATTCAGTGGTAGGTCAATTAGTAACCGGTAGAAAGATAGGACAAAAATTTAGATGCAGGTATCCTAATTTTGCATCTATTGAAGTAAAAATAGCAACTTATGATAGAATTAATGACCATAAAATTATTTTTAAATTATACGATTTTAGTAACAATGAAGTATTAGTTGAAAAAGAATTAGAAGGTAAAAATTTAATTGATAATTCTTGGATTACTATTGAATTTAAACCTATAATTAATTCAGAAGGAAGAGAGTTTTACTTTTATTTTGAAGGATTAACTGATGAATACGATAATTGCATAACTATATGGAAAAATAAAAAAGAAGATTCATTTGGATCTATTTGGGAAAATAGTAGATTGCTTGAAGGGAGTTTGGTATATAGGACAAAATGCATTTATTCTGTAAAAGGAATTAATCCTAAGAATGGAATAATGCTATCGCCAATTGAATATGATGAATCGGATTTTGATGAAAATATAGAAGAATCTTTTGACTCATTAAAGAATAATTCTGATGGTAATGATTTAAATGAAATAATAATTAAAAAATTAAAAAGACTTGAACGATTAGAGAAAAAGGTAAAGGCTATGGAGAATTCTTTATCTAAGAAAGAATTAGACATAAACCGCCTATCAAGCTGGATGGAAAAGATAGATAAAAGGTTAAGAAGAATTAGTAAATTGAATATTTTTTCGTTATTTAGAAGAATATTTAAAAAATAA
- a CDS encoding glycosyltransferase: protein MKKVLLISPDTIAKKMTGPAIRYYNFAKELSKTLEVVLFIPNKNTDFDFNGEKFKVIKGNRNELIESSETVDSIVLQGIAFRLYPFLKKIKTPKVVDIYDPITLENLELRKFIDFKDRLTYHETDLDLILEQLSLGDYFICSSEKQKDYWLGMLSAINRVNPVTYSDNINMEKLIGVVPFGLNNEEPVKTKQVLKGVWPNIGESDKVIIWGGGIWNWFDPLTLIEAMNIICKKRKDIKLFFMGIGHPSMNCDTTVAEECVERSKTYDLYDKNIFFNDWVEYSQRQNYLMESDLGVSTYFNNLETRFSFRTRILDYLWCELPMVLTKGDYMSELVEDKKLGVCHDEKNYNQLADMILDLLGDEDGYRELQQNINAVKQQFKWEIVVKPLEKFCSNPYVSKDKIEKVKIFYRPNGLIKYYLIRIKSKIKRILKI, encoded by the coding sequence GTGAAAAAAGTATTATTGATAAGTCCAGACACTATTGCAAAAAAAATGACTGGTCCAGCCATACGTTATTATAACTTTGCCAAGGAATTAAGTAAAACATTAGAAGTAGTATTATTTATACCAAATAAAAATACAGATTTTGATTTCAATGGAGAAAAGTTTAAAGTTATTAAGGGAAATCGAAATGAGCTTATAGAATCTTCTGAGACAGTTGATTCTATAGTACTGCAGGGAATAGCTTTTAGGTTATATCCTTTTTTAAAGAAAATAAAAACTCCCAAAGTAGTAGATATATATGATCCAATAACCCTTGAAAATCTGGAACTTAGAAAATTTATAGACTTTAAAGACAGATTAACTTACCATGAAACAGATCTGGATCTTATTCTTGAGCAGCTTTCACTAGGTGATTATTTTATTTGCTCCAGTGAAAAGCAGAAAGATTACTGGCTTGGAATGCTATCAGCTATAAATAGGGTAAATCCCGTTACTTATAGTGATAATATAAATATGGAAAAGTTAATTGGTGTTGTGCCTTTTGGATTGAATAATGAAGAACCCGTTAAGACAAAGCAAGTCCTAAAGGGAGTTTGGCCTAATATAGGCGAAAGTGATAAAGTAATAATATGGGGTGGAGGAATATGGAACTGGTTTGATCCTCTTACTCTCATTGAGGCCATGAATATAATCTGTAAAAAGAGAAAAGATATAAAATTATTTTTTATGGGTATAGGTCATCCAAGTATGAATTGTGATACTACTGTGGCAGAAGAATGTGTTGAAAGGTCTAAGACTTATGACTTGTACGATAAAAATATATTTTTTAACGATTGGGTTGAATATTCTCAAAGACAGAATTATTTGATGGAATCGGATTTAGGAGTAAGTACATATTTTAATAATTTGGAAACGAGATTTTCTTTCAGAACCAGAATATTAGACTATTTATGGTGTGAATTGCCGATGGTTTTAACAAAGGGAGACTATATGTCAGAACTTGTAGAGGATAAAAAACTAGGAGTTTGTCATGATGAAAAAAACTATAATCAATTAGCGGATATGATTTTAGATTTATTGGGAGATGAGGATGGATATAGAGAACTACAACAAAACATCAATGCTGTTAAGCAGCAATTTAAATGGGAAATTGTTGTGAAACCTCTTGAGAAATTTTGCAGTAATCCATATGTATCAAAGGATAAAATTGAAAAAGTAAAGATATTCTATAGACCTAATGGACTAATAAAATACTATCTTATTAGAATCAAGAGTAAAATTAAAAGAATTTTAAAGATATAA
- a CDS encoding glycosyltransferase family 2 protein translates to MKNKRLYLVIPCYNEEVVLRETAKRLNEKFKKMILDDYISKDSKILFVDDGSKDSTWNIIEDLNRNNTIFIGLKLSRNKGHQNALLAGLMTAKEYSDMVISLDADLQDDINVIDRFVEEYYNGNEIVYGVRSKREKDTFFKRFTAESFYKLMKALGVDIIFNHADYRLMSKRTLEALSEFKEVNLFLRGIIPLIGFKSSIVVYERNERFAGSSKYPFKKMLSFAFDGITSFSVKPIRIITAIGTAIFVISTLFFIYSLIMKFLDKTIIGWTSLICSIWMIGGIQLLCLGVIGEYIGKIYGEVKARPKYIIEKKLFEKKDLFEKK, encoded by the coding sequence ATGAAAAATAAAAGATTATATTTAGTAATTCCCTGTTATAATGAAGAAGTCGTTTTGAGAGAAACTGCAAAAAGATTAAATGAAAAATTTAAAAAAATGATTCTAGATGACTATATTTCAAAAGATAGTAAAATATTGTTTGTAGATGATGGCTCAAAGGATTCTACCTGGAACATAATAGAAGATTTAAATAGAAATAATACCATATTCATAGGTTTAAAACTGTCAAGAAACAAAGGGCATCAAAATGCATTGCTGGCAGGATTAATGACTGCTAAAGAATATTCAGATATGGTAATATCTCTAGATGCAGATTTACAAGATGATATAAACGTTATAGATAGGTTTGTAGAAGAATATTATAATGGAAATGAAATAGTATATGGGGTACGTTCAAAGCGGGAAAAAGATACCTTTTTTAAACGTTTTACAGCTGAAAGCTTTTATAAATTAATGAAAGCTTTAGGAGTAGATATTATTTTTAATCATGCTGACTATAGACTAATGAGCAAAAGAACCTTAGAAGCACTTTCAGAATTCAAGGAAGTAAATCTTTTTTTAAGGGGTATTATTCCACTTATAGGGTTTAAATCCTCTATTGTGGTATATGAAAGAAATGAGAGATTTGCAGGTAGCTCAAAATATCCATTTAAAAAAATGCTTAGTTTTGCTTTTGATGGAATTACTTCCTTTAGTGTAAAACCTATAAGAATAATTACAGCTATAGGTACTGCAATCTTTGTCATCAGCACATTATTTTTTATATATTCATTAATTATGAAATTTTTAGATAAAACTATTATTGGTTGGACTAGCCTTATATGCTCTATTTGGATGATTGGTGGAATACAACTTTTATGTTTAGGAGTTATTGGTGAATACATAGGTAAAATTTATGGAGAAGTTAAAGCCAGGCCCAAATACATTATAGAAAAGAAACTCTTCGAAAAAAAAGATCTGTTTGAAAAAAAATAA
- a CDS encoding glycosyltransferase family 2 protein has translation MLKCDLTIIIVNWNARELLKNCLDSIYKNVKNITFEIIVVDNNSTDESCKMLKDKYMDRKGFKLIENRDNKGFAGANNQGIGIAKGEAILLLNPDTIINGDVIDRIYEYLISEENLGIAGCKVLNSDGTLQLACRRMAPRPKDAFFKLFGISKLFKKNKSLTRYNLTHVSEDEFLDVDSVSGCFLMIKREVIDKIGFLDETFFMYGEEMDWCMRAKKAGYIVRYCPVGTIIHYKGESSKQLGTKATYEFYRAMIIFYNKYNKEDNFFLFNWIVYLGIFLLGLIAIIKNLLTPNGRVGTKG, from the coding sequence ATGCTAAAATGCGATTTAACCATAATTATAGTAAATTGGAATGCAAGAGAACTTTTAAAAAATTGTCTGGATTCTATATATAAGAATGTAAAAAATATAACTTTTGAAATAATAGTTGTAGATAATAATTCTACTGATGAAAGTTGTAAGATGCTTAAAGACAAATATATGGATAGAAAAGGATTTAAATTAATAGAAAATAGAGATAATAAAGGTTTTGCAGGAGCAAATAATCAAGGGATAGGAATTGCAAAAGGAGAGGCTATTCTGTTGTTAAATCCAGATACTATTATCAATGGAGATGTTATAGACAGAATTTATGAATATTTGATTAGTGAAGAAAATTTAGGTATAGCTGGCTGCAAGGTTTTAAATTCAGATGGAACCCTTCAGCTTGCCTGCAGAAGAATGGCTCCAAGACCTAAAGATGCATTTTTTAAGCTATTTGGAATAAGTAAACTTTTTAAAAAGAATAAAAGTCTTACCAGATATAATTTAACTCATGTTTCTGAAGATGAATTTTTAGATGTAGATTCTGTTTCAGGGTGTTTTCTCATGATTAAAAGAGAAGTTATTGATAAAATAGGGTTTTTAGATGAAACATTTTTTATGTATGGAGAAGAAATGGATTGGTGCATGAGGGCTAAGAAGGCTGGATATATAGTTAGATATTGTCCTGTAGGTACTATTATTCACTATAAAGGAGAAAGCAGCAAGCAGCTTGGAACAAAAGCCACCTATGAATTCTATAGAGCTATGATTATATTTTATAATAAGTATAATAAAGAAGATAATTTTTTTCTCTTTAATTGGATAGTGTATCTTGGAATATTCCTTTTAGGGTTAATTGCCATTATAAAAAATTTATTAACTCCAAATGGAAGAGTTGGAACAAAGGGTTGA
- a CDS encoding glycosyltransferase family 2 protein, protein MIDISIIIVNYNTKDLLKNCIDSILKNTFNITYEVIVVDNASSDNSVDMLKSEFKEVKLIESKVNGGFAYANNLGIKISKGRYTFLLNSDTIILKDVLEKMVIYMDKNKEIGLLGPKLLNEDRTHQTSISAFPTFKREVYHIYKLKNVLKIPFIKNFFVKFGGKLGSKDLEQYMKNFQNIESPERVQVLVGAALLIRREVIEDIGMLDERYFMYYEEIDFCYQACKAGWHRVYYPYGEIVHLIGQSSEKIGDVTFYERYRSMILYFRKNCGRSKEILVRINLVIALLFRIIGMSFMQIFKFSKSIRENRRIYMNTIKMAANNRAIETNRY, encoded by the coding sequence ATGATTGACATTTCTATAATTATTGTAAATTACAATACTAAAGATCTATTGAAAAATTGCATAGATTCAATCTTAAAAAATACATTTAATATAACCTACGAAGTAATTGTGGTAGATAATGCATCCAGTGATAATAGTGTTGATATGCTAAAAAGTGAATTTAAAGAGGTAAAGCTCATTGAAAGCAAAGTAAATGGAGGTTTTGCCTATGCTAATAATTTAGGTATAAAAATAAGCAAGGGAAGATACACCTTTTTACTGAATAGTGATACTATTATACTTAAGGATGTACTGGAAAAAATGGTTATATATATGGATAAAAATAAAGAGATAGGACTTTTAGGACCTAAACTTTTAAATGAAGATAGAACGCATCAGACTTCTATATCTGCTTTCCCCACTTTTAAAAGGGAAGTATATCATATATACAAGTTAAAAAACGTACTAAAGATACCCTTTATAAAGAATTTTTTTGTTAAGTTTGGAGGAAAATTGGGCTCAAAAGATTTAGAACAATATATGAAGAACTTTCAAAATATTGAGAGCCCGGAAAGAGTGCAGGTTCTAGTGGGAGCAGCACTGCTTATAAGAAGGGAAGTAATTGAGGATATTGGCATGCTGGATGAAAGATATTTCATGTACTATGAAGAAATAGACTTCTGCTATCAGGCCTGCAAAGCAGGGTGGCACAGGGTATATTATCCTTATGGAGAAATAGTACATCTTATTGGTCAGAGTAGTGAAAAAATAGGAGATGTAACTTTTTATGAAAGATATAGGAGTATGATTTTATATTTTAGAAAGAATTGTGGAAGATCAAAGGAGATATTAGTCAGAATAAACTTAGTTATTGCCTTATTATTTAGAATAATAGGTATGAGTTTTATGCAGATATTTAAATTCTCTAAATCTATAAGAGAAAACAGAAGAATATATATGAATACTATAAAAATGGCTGCAAACAATAGGGCAATTGAAACTAATCGATATTAA
- a CDS encoding O-antigen ligase family protein yields MRNKNMFIYYILIGLILLYPIMPQGLNIGNIHKIPALGDVMLFVLILAFLVHIIVFRREFINNLLDFFKDFMGLSFTVLLLIMIISISYATDKTIAITESARFLSFIILYFIIKYSIDREEVKGLINSYMVIFTVINIYGIFQKVTGYGLLTGYAMANGVLRINGTFDNPNTFAAFLIIGIFPVVMFIIRSKYVYQRIVYGILLIMALFNIYFTGSRNSFLGILVGGVILSLVYSLYFLIGLGAVAVIGFAIPQVRSRILQIAVGDEGRIQIWRTALKMIQEHPLRGIGNGNFIELYDSYVAKYRYLVYKNYSHYPTHNSYLKIESELGIVGGLSFISIIVNTIIKIKKVIVNIEDKKINLFYVGFFASASAFLFMNLIENLFFVPTVVVYFWIFVAAADGLCDEQH; encoded by the coding sequence ATGAGAAATAAAAACATGTTTATCTATTACATATTAATTGGATTAATTCTATTATATCCAATTATGCCTCAAGGATTGAATATAGGAAATATACATAAGATACCAGCTTTAGGGGATGTAATGCTATTTGTTCTTATATTGGCCTTCTTAGTTCATATTATAGTTTTTAGAAGGGAATTTATAAATAATTTATTGGATTTTTTTAAAGATTTTATGGGATTGTCATTTACAGTTCTCTTACTTATAATGATTATATCCATTTCCTATGCTACAGATAAAACCATTGCAATAACTGAAAGTGCAAGATTTTTGTCCTTTATTATATTGTATTTTATTATAAAATACAGTATAGATAGAGAAGAAGTAAAAGGTTTAATAAATTCGTATATGGTTATATTTACAGTTATAAATATATATGGAATATTTCAGAAAGTAACAGGATATGGTCTTTTAACGGGATATGCTATGGCAAATGGAGTTTTAAGAATCAATGGAACTTTTGATAATCCAAATACTTTCGCTGCTTTCTTAATCATAGGAATTTTCCCAGTGGTAATGTTTATAATTAGAAGCAAGTATGTATATCAGAGAATTGTTTATGGAATTTTACTAATAATGGCTCTATTTAACATTTATTTTACTGGTTCAAGGAACTCCTTTTTAGGTATATTAGTAGGTGGAGTAATACTGTCATTGGTATATAGTTTGTATTTTCTTATTGGATTAGGGGCTGTTGCAGTAATTGGCTTTGCAATACCTCAAGTGAGATCAAGAATTCTACAAATTGCTGTGGGAGATGAGGGAAGAATACAGATTTGGAGAACTGCCCTTAAAATGATCCAAGAACATCCTTTAAGGGGAATTGGCAATGGAAATTTTATTGAATTATATGACAGCTATGTAGCTAAATATAGATATTTGGTCTACAAAAATTATTCTCATTATCCCACACATAATTCTTATCTTAAAATAGAGTCTGAATTGGGGATAGTAGGTGGACTGTCATTTATTAGTATAATTGTAAATACCATCATTAAAATAAAGAAAGTTATAGTTAATATAGAAGATAAAAAAATAAATTTATTTTATGTTGGATTTTTTGCTTCAGCATCAGCTTTTTTATTTATGAATTTAATTGAAAATTTATTTTTTGTACCTACAGTAGTAGTGTATTTCTGGATATTTGTAGCAGCAGCAGATGGACTTTGTGATGAACAG